In the genome of Rhodoferax fermentans, one region contains:
- the gshB gene encoding glutathione synthase: MKLLFVADPLESFKIYKDTTFAMMREAQKRGHSISTCEPTDILWQRGAPVTASVRHITLTGQSPDWFTEAPQAADALPLALKDFDAIVMRKDPPFDSEFFYATHLLEQAEREGARVFNKPRALRDHPEKLAILEWPQFIGPTLVTRDAQAIRRFHAEHKDIILKPLDGMGGMGIFRVKEDGLNLGAIIETLNKDGAETVMVQAFLPAIAQGDKRVLVIGGQPVPYSLARIPQGGEVRGNLAAGGKGVAQPLTERDREIAQAIGPVLAARGLLLIGLDVIGDHLTEINVTSPTCFQEIFDQTGFDVPAMFVDALEAACATA, encoded by the coding sequence AATCGTTCAAGATTTACAAGGACACCACCTTTGCCATGATGCGTGAGGCACAAAAGCGCGGCCACAGCATCAGCACTTGTGAGCCCACAGACATCCTGTGGCAACGTGGTGCCCCCGTGACCGCCAGCGTGCGCCACATCACGCTGACCGGCCAGAGCCCGGACTGGTTCACCGAAGCGCCACAAGCGGCCGATGCGCTACCGCTGGCTCTGAAGGACTTTGACGCCATCGTGATGCGCAAGGACCCGCCGTTTGACAGCGAGTTTTTCTACGCCACCCATTTGCTGGAGCAGGCCGAGCGCGAAGGCGCCCGGGTCTTCAACAAACCCCGCGCGCTGCGCGACCACCCGGAAAAACTGGCGATTCTGGAGTGGCCGCAGTTCATTGGCCCCACGCTGGTCACGCGTGACGCCCAGGCCATCCGGCGCTTCCATGCCGAACACAAAGACATCATCCTCAAACCCCTGGACGGCATGGGCGGCATGGGCATTTTCCGCGTCAAGGAAGATGGCCTGAATCTGGGCGCCATCATTGAAACCCTCAACAAGGACGGTGCCGAGACGGTGATGGTGCAGGCCTTTTTGCCAGCGATTGCCCAGGGTGACAAACGCGTGCTGGTGATTGGTGGCCAGCCGGTTCCCTACAGCCTGGCGCGTATTCCGCAGGGTGGTGAGGTGCGTGGCAACCTGGCCGCCGGTGGCAAGGGGGTGGCCCAGCCTTTGACCGAGCGAGATCGCGAGATTGCCCAAGCCATTGGCCCGGTGCTGGCCGCACGTGGTTTGCTGCTGATCGGGCTCGACGTGATTGGGGACCACCTCACCGAGATCAACGTCACCAGCCCGACCTGTTTTCAGGAGATTTTTGACCAGACCGGCTTTGACGTGCCTGCCATGTTTGTGGACGCCCTGGAAGCCGCCTGCGCCACTGCTTGA